The sequence GTAGAGCGTGTACTTGCGCCACGGCATGTGGCCGACGCCGGCGGCGACGGGAGCGAAGGTCCGCACGATCGGTACGAAGCGCGCGAGGATCACGGTGATGCCGCCGAAGCGCTCGAAGAAGGCGTTCGTGCGTTCGACGTTCTTCTTACTGAAGAGGCCCGACTCCTTGCGCTCGAACACCGCGGGTCCGCCCTTGTGGCCGATGACGTATCCGACCTCTCCGCCGACGAACGCGGCGAGGCCGATGAGGAGGGCGACCCACCAGACGCTGATGCCGAAGACGCCGTGCTCCGAGCCCGCGATCGGGTGCGAGAGAAGTCCTGCGATCACGAGGAGGGTGTCGCCGGGGAGCAGGAATCCGACGAGCAGACCCGTCTCCGCGAAGACGATGAAGCACACGACGAGCAGTGCCCACGGCCCGGCGGTCCCGATGATCGTGGCGGGGTCGAGCCAGGGGATGAGAGCGGTCGGCGCGTGCAGCATGGTTTCGAGCACTGGGGGAGTCCCGTCGGTCGTGATTGGTCGGCGGTAGAACAGAGCGATGTCGTGGCGGCCTGAGATGGCCGCCGTCGTCTCTCGTGCGGAAGGTGGGACTTGAACCCACACGCCCTGGGGCACAGGAACCTAAATCCTGCGTGTCTGCCAATTCCACCACTCCCGCGCGGTGGAATCAGTCTACTGACCGCTGAAACCGCGTGTCTGGGGATCAGCCCGCAGTTCGCCCCCGCCGACCGACGGGCCGCGCCTCACGCGTGAGGAGCCGAGGGTGGGATGCCGGGCTCCGACGGGTTCGGCGCGAGAGGTTCTTCGGGGTTGGGCGCCAGCGGCTCCTGGGGGTTCGGCGCCAGCGGCTCTTGGGGGTTTGGGGCCAGTGGCTCTTCCGGGTTGGGGGCGAGCGGCTCATCGGGGAAGAGCGGAGAGGGCTCGTCGGGGTTCGACGGGGACGGAGTGGTCTCGGTCATGTCGGTGTCCTTTCGCTGAAATCACGTCACGCATCGCCGAGTCGAGCAGGGTGCGGCCACGGTGTCTGCTCCCTTGCGCGACGGCGACGGATGTGGTGAGGGTCGTGCTGAGGCGGCGCTCCCGGCGGTCCCCAAGATGGCTGTGGATAACTTCGGAGCCGCCCGGCGGATTGTTGCGAGGATGCCGGGGTGAGTCATCCTTCCGCCCTTGTCGCCGAACGTGTGCGGATGCGTCTCCGATCCGAGGGGATCGATCCCACCGTCGATCCGGACTCGGCGTGGCGGATCACTCACGCGGAGGTGCGTCGTCATGACGACCGCGCCCTCGCGCGGGGGGAGGCCCTGATCGAGGACGAGGCGGCGTGCGTCCGCGAGGTGCTGGCATCCCTTAGCGGATTCGGGGCGCTGCAGCCCCTGCTCGACGATCCCGTGGTCGAGGAGATCTGGCTGAACGGCTCCGGCCACGTGCACGTGGCTCGCGAGGGCGTAGCGGAACGGACCCGGCTGCGACTCGACGAGATCGCGGTGCGCGATCTCGTCGAACGGATGCTGCAGTCCACCGGACGACGTGTGGACATCAGTCAGCCGTTCGTTGACGCGTCGCTGCCCGACGGCTCGCGTCTGCACGTGGCCATCGCCGATGTCGTGCGAGGGTCGTGGGCCGTCAACATCCGCAAGTTCCTGCCGAAGTACCGGTCGCTCGAGGCATTGACACGTCAGGGCATGATGCCCGCCACCGTCGCGGAGACCTTGCGGGGCGCGATGCACGACGGTCGCAGTGTGATCGTCTCAGGAGCGACGCATGCCGGCAAGACGACCGTGCTCGGGGCGCTGCTGGACTCGTGTGCCGGGTCGCAGCGCATCGTGACGGTCGAGGAGACCTTCGAGCTGGCCGTCGACGGCCCCGACCTCGTCGCGCTCCAAGGGCGTCAGGCCAGCCTGGAAGGCACAGGCGAGATCACCCTGCGCCGTCTGGTCAAAGAAGCGCTGCGCATGCGGCCGGATCGGCTGGTGGTCGGTGAGGTGCGCGACGCCGAGGCGCTCGATCTGGTGCTCGCGCTCAACACCGGCGTCCCCGGTGCCTGCACCGTACACGCGAGCTCCGCCACGGAGGCGCTCGAGAAGCTGAGCATCCTGCCGTTGCTGGCCGGCCGGAACATCGATCGCGGATTCATCGCTCCTGCGCTCGCGGCGTCGGTCGATCTCGTGGTGCACTGCGTCCGCGACCGTGCCGGGGAACGGCGGGTGCAGGAGATCATCGCTCCCACCGGCGACGTCGATGACGGACGCATCCGAACCACCCGGATCTATCAGGCCGAGGTCGCGTCGTGACGTTCCTCCTCGGGGCGGTCCTCGCGGCCGGAGTGCTCCTGTGCGCGTCTCCGTGGCTGTGGCCACCGAGACCGGACGCCGCCCCGACGGCCCCCAAGGCGCGACTGATCCGTTTGAACGCCGAGGCGGGGTTCGACAGTCTCTCGGCGCGCGCGCTCATCGCCGTGATCATGGCCGCCGGGCTCATCGCCGCCTCCACCGCATGGCTGCTGACCGGACTCCCCATCCTCGTGCTGCTCGCCGCGTCGGCGGGAGCCTTGACGCCGATCATGTTCCTGCGCGGAAGGCGGCTGCGGCTGCGCCGGCTGCGTCGGCAGCTGTGGCCCGACGTCTGCGACCTTCTGATCGCGTCGATCCGCGTCGGACTCTCCCTCCCCGATGCCGTGGCGAGCCTGGCCGAGTCCGCGCCCACGATGCTGCGGCCCGCGTTCGGCGTGTTCGCCAAAGACCTGCAGTCGAGCGGTCGATTCGAGACGAGCCTCGATCGGCTGAAGACGTCGTTGGCGGACCCGATCGGCGATCGCATCGTCGAGACCCTGCGGATGGCGCGTCAGGTCGGCGGCACCGAGCTGGTCGGGGTGCTCCGCGCGCTCTCCACCTCCGTGCGGGCGGATGCCGCGCTACGCGGAGAGGTCGAGGCGCGACAGTCGTGGATTCGTGGCGCAGCCGTCCTCGGCGCGATCGCGCCGTGGGTCATCCTCAGCCTGCTCGTCATGCGGCCGGAAGGGGCATCGGCGTACGGCACACCGGAAGGCGTGATCGTCATCTGCGTCGGTGCGGGGGTCTCGGTCATCGCCTTCCAGATCATGGTCCGCATCGGGCGGCTCCCGGAACCTCGGCGGTGGTTCGGGTGAGCGGGTTCTCGGCCCTCGCCTGTGCCGTTCTCGTCGGTGGCGGCTTCGCCGTCGGGGTGCTGAGCATCCTCGCCGGCCTCCCGCGCTGGCGGGCCGCTTCACTGAGCGTGCGGATCGGCCCCTACGTGCGAGAGGTGGTCCCGGATGAGGACCTCCCACGGGGTGTTCTCCCGCTCGCGGGCACACTGCCCGCGAACGCCCGAACTCTGTGGGGCGGGCTGCGGGACGTGTTCGAGCGCATACTCGGAGGCGGAGAGGTGCTTCGGCGGCGGCTCTCCCAGGCCGGTGTTTCGATGGAGCCGGCGACGTTCCGTGGCAGGCAGTTGGGCTGGGCGCTCGCCGGCATCGGGGCCGGCGCCGTCGTTCTGATCGTGCTCGCCCTGACCGGACGGCTGTCCGTTCCCACAGGCGTCATGCCGTTGCTGTGCGGCGCCGCCGCCGCGACCGCGTACGATCTGCAGCTGTCGGCACGGGCCAAGGCGCGCCGCGTGCGTCTCACCGATGAGCTTCCGACGACCCTGGAGTTCCTGGCCCTGTGCCTGTCGGCAGGCGAGGGGTTCCTCGATGCTCTGCGTCGTGTGGCCGCTGTCGGCTCCGGCGAGCTGACCGGCGAGCTCCGTGGCGTCGTGGTCGCGGTCGGCACCGGGTCGCCGCTCGCCGATGCGCTGACCGAGATGGCGAGACGCCTCGACCTGACCGCGCTGTCACGTGCCGTCGACCAGGTGATCGCCGCCCTCGAGCACGGGGCACCGCTCGCCGCCGTGCTGCATGCGCAGGCGGGAGACGCACGGGAAGACGCGAAGCGAACGCTCATCGAACAGGCAGGGCGCAAGGAGATCCTGATGCTGCTGCCGCTCGTCTTCCTCATCCTCCCGCTGTCGGTGCTGTTCGCCGTCTACCCGGGACTCTTCATCCTCCGACTCGGTATCGGCTGATCGGCCATGATGATCGGCCATGAAAGGACGACCATGTTTGCACCTTCACTGGACACCCGTCACCGACAGGGCACCCGGCGACGCTGGTGGCGCTCTGCAGCGAGCCGCGTCGACGCGTTCGCCCGCGACGAGACCGGAGACGTACCCGGCTGGGTGCTCGTCACGCTGATGACCGCCGGATTGGTCGTCTTGATCTGGGCTGTGGCCGGTCCGGCGCTGACCACCCTGTTCGAGCAGGCGATCCAGCGCGTCTCCGGGCTCTGACATGCGCGTCGCGCGGGCACTGGCCGACGAACGCGGATCCAGCCCTGTCGAGTTCCTCCTGGTCGGCACGCTCCTGACCGCACTGACGCTCGGAGTCCTCCAGCTCGCGCTCGCCGTGTACGTGCGCAACGTGGTCCACGACGCGGCCGTGGAG is a genomic window of Microbacterium maritypicum containing:
- a CDS encoding type II secretion system F family protein → MSGFSALACAVLVGGGFAVGVLSILAGLPRWRAASLSVRIGPYVREVVPDEDLPRGVLPLAGTLPANARTLWGGLRDVFERILGGGEVLRRRLSQAGVSMEPATFRGRQLGWALAGIGAGAVVLIVLALTGRLSVPTGVMPLLCGAAAATAYDLQLSARAKARRVRLTDELPTTLEFLALCLSAGEGFLDALRRVAAVGSGELTGELRGVVVAVGTGSPLADALTEMARRLDLTALSRAVDQVIAALEHGAPLAAVLHAQAGDAREDAKRTLIEQAGRKEILMLLPLVFLILPLSVLFAVYPGLFILRLGIG
- a CDS encoding DedA family protein, which translates into the protein MLHAPTALIPWLDPATIIGTAGPWALLVVCFIVFAETGLLVGFLLPGDTLLVIAGLLSHPIAGSEHGVFGISVWWVALLIGLAAFVGGEVGYVIGHKGGPAVFERKESGLFSKKNVERTNAFFERFGGITVILARFVPIVRTFAPVAAGVGHMPWRKYTLYNLIGAVLWGFGLTMFGYLIGFIPPVAEFVESYIDLILLAAVGGTALVTLWHYLSERHKAKKAAAAGEDVVTDAEEAQELVLDADVFDRAPDLDGDGKH
- a CDS encoding type II secretion system F family protein, which encodes MTFLLGAVLAAGVLLCASPWLWPPRPDAAPTAPKARLIRLNAEAGFDSLSARALIAVIMAAGLIAASTAWLLTGLPILVLLAASAGALTPIMFLRGRRLRLRRLRRQLWPDVCDLLIASIRVGLSLPDAVASLAESAPTMLRPAFGVFAKDLQSSGRFETSLDRLKTSLADPIGDRIVETLRMARQVGGTELVGVLRALSTSVRADAALRGEVEARQSWIRGAAVLGAIAPWVILSLLVMRPEGASAYGTPEGVIVICVGAGVSVIAFQIMVRIGRLPEPRRWFG
- a CDS encoding CpaF family protein; the encoded protein is MSHPSALVAERVRMRLRSEGIDPTVDPDSAWRITHAEVRRHDDRALARGEALIEDEAACVREVLASLSGFGALQPLLDDPVVEEIWLNGSGHVHVAREGVAERTRLRLDEIAVRDLVERMLQSTGRRVDISQPFVDASLPDGSRLHVAIADVVRGSWAVNIRKFLPKYRSLEALTRQGMMPATVAETLRGAMHDGRSVIVSGATHAGKTTVLGALLDSCAGSQRIVTVEETFELAVDGPDLVALQGRQASLEGTGEITLRRLVKEALRMRPDRLVVGEVRDAEALDLVLALNTGVPGACTVHASSATEALEKLSILPLLAGRNIDRGFIAPALAASVDLVVHCVRDRAGERRVQEIIAPTGDVDDGRIRTTRIYQAEVAS